One genomic window of Micromonospora sp. WMMD1128 includes the following:
- a CDS encoding S1 family peptidase: protein MRPTRSTLCRAAAVAVAGTLVTGSLLGAPAQAAPAPASPDAAATLAAKLGDRAAGTYADASGKMVVTVTDAAAARQVHAAGATPKLVTRGANQLKAATGELERSAKIPGTAWWTDAATNQVVVSVDSTVTGAKLERVKAAAARTGGAVRIEAEAGTLTTRISGGQAIYTGGYRCSLGFNVRSGSTYYFLTAGHCTNLGSTWYSNSGQTSVLGTRAGTSFPGNDYGIVRHSNSANAAGNVYLYNGSYQDITSAGNAYVGQSVRRSGSTTGLRSGTVSATNATVNYAEGSVSGLIRTNVCAEGGDSGGSLFSGSTALGLTSGGSGNCRTGGTTYFQPVTEPLSVYGVSVF from the coding sequence ATGCGACCCACGAGGTCCACGCTCTGTCGCGCCGCCGCCGTCGCCGTGGCCGGTACCCTGGTCACCGGCTCGCTGCTCGGCGCGCCCGCCCAGGCGGCCCCCGCCCCCGCCTCGCCCGACGCCGCCGCCACCCTCGCCGCCAAGCTCGGCGACCGCGCCGCCGGCACGTACGCCGACGCCAGCGGCAAGATGGTCGTCACGGTGACCGACGCCGCCGCCGCCCGCCAGGTGCACGCCGCCGGCGCCACCCCGAAGCTCGTCACCCGCGGCGCCAACCAGCTCAAGGCCGCCACCGGGGAGCTGGAGCGCTCCGCCAAGATCCCGGGCACCGCCTGGTGGACCGACGCCGCGACCAACCAGGTCGTCGTCTCGGTGGACAGCACCGTCACCGGCGCAAAGCTGGAGCGGGTCAAGGCCGCCGCCGCCCGCACCGGTGGCGCGGTCCGGATCGAGGCCGAGGCCGGCACCCTGACCACCCGGATCTCCGGCGGCCAGGCCATCTACACCGGCGGCTACCGCTGCTCGCTCGGCTTCAACGTGCGCAGCGGCTCGACCTACTACTTCCTCACCGCCGGGCACTGCACCAACCTGGGCTCGACCTGGTACTCCAACTCCGGCCAGACGTCCGTGCTCGGCACCCGGGCCGGCACCAGCTTCCCGGGCAACGACTACGGCATCGTCCGGCACAGCAACTCGGCCAATGCGGCCGGCAACGTCTACCTCTACAACGGCAGCTACCAGGACATCACCTCGGCCGGTAACGCCTACGTCGGCCAGTCGGTCCGGCGTTCCGGCAGCACCACCGGCCTGCGCAGCGGCACCGTCTCGGCCACCAACGCGACGGTCAACTACGCCGAGGGCAGCGTCTCCGGCCTGATCCGCACCAACGTCTGCGCCGAGGGCGGCGACAGCGGCGGCTCGCTGTTCAGCGGCAGCACCGCGCTCGGCCTCACCTCCGGCGGCAGCGGCAACTGCCGCACCGGTGGCACGACCTACTTCCAGCCGGTCACCGAGCCGCTCAGCGTCTACGGCGTGAGCGTCTTCTGA
- a CDS encoding helix-turn-helix domain-containing protein: protein MERVEKPEPRQVRLDHQQVRVLAHPLRTRLLGALRVRGPATATGLAELLGTNTGATSYHLRQLADVGLVEEAPDLGSGRQRFWRSAHDVTNWESTDFDDDPDARAAIEWLQGEQVRQFAEIAQRWFAVRDEWSPAWRDALGMGDIFMTIPVERLEALKVELWRILDRYRAEADPAEPGAEQVQIFLASLPLPADLRPLTPPRAEEKP from the coding sequence ATGGAACGTGTGGAGAAGCCCGAGCCGCGGCAGGTGCGGCTCGATCATCAACAGGTCCGGGTGCTCGCCCACCCGCTGCGGACCCGGCTGCTGGGCGCCCTGCGGGTCCGCGGCCCGGCAACGGCCACCGGCCTCGCCGAGCTGCTCGGCACCAACACCGGCGCGACCAGTTACCACCTGCGCCAGCTCGCCGACGTCGGGCTGGTCGAGGAGGCCCCGGACCTCGGCAGCGGACGGCAGCGGTTCTGGCGGTCCGCGCACGACGTGACCAACTGGGAGAGCACCGACTTCGACGACGACCCCGACGCCCGCGCCGCGATCGAGTGGCTCCAGGGCGAACAGGTGCGGCAGTTCGCCGAGATCGCCCAGCGGTGGTTCGCGGTCCGCGACGAGTGGTCGCCGGCCTGGCGCGACGCCCTCGGCATGGGCGACATCTTCATGACCATTCCGGTGGAACGGCTCGAAGCGCTCAAGGTCGAGCTGTGGCGGATCCTCGACCGCTACCGCGCCGAGGCCGACCCCGCCGAGCCCGGCGCCGAGCAGGTGCAGATCTTCCTGGCCTCCCTCCCGCTCCCGGCCGACCTGCGGCCCCTCACCCCACCCCGCGCCGAGGAGAAGCCGTGA
- a CDS encoding IS30 family transposase, producing MQLILVGLEVLVARPGVLTFGHRQVLEHLWGSGRTISQIAGLLGVPVCTVSREVARHHSARHGTKNPLGRSLPPGRARRPYRWGYQAQWAQRRADAARRRPQQGKLAVGTRLRRVVAGKLARRWSPKQIAAWLRATFADRPELQVSHETIYQAIYVQSRGGLRAELTRQVALRSGRTQRRRQSRAAGAARSRRPWIGDLHISNRPAEATDRAVPGHWEGDLVIGKAGASAIVTLVERATRYVMLGALPQGRDSEAVIGVLTDLATRMPAHLRRSLTWDQGTEMATHPHFTIATGCPVYFCDPHSPWQRGTNENTNGLLRQYFPKSSYDFRTIDQNGLDDIAHELNTRPRETLNWNTPAQRLAQLIAP from the coding sequence GTGGCGAGGCCGGGTGTGTTGACGTTCGGGCATCGGCAGGTGTTGGAGCATCTGTGGGGTTCGGGGAGGACGATCTCGCAGATCGCGGGGCTGCTCGGGGTGCCGGTGTGCACGGTGTCGCGGGAGGTGGCGCGTCACCACAGTGCGCGGCACGGGACGAAGAATCCGCTCGGGCGGTCGTTGCCGCCTGGGCGGGCTCGTCGCCCGTATCGGTGGGGGTATCAGGCGCAGTGGGCGCAGCGGCGGGCTGACGCGGCCAGGCGTCGGCCGCAGCAGGGCAAGCTTGCGGTGGGTACGCGGCTGCGGCGGGTGGTGGCGGGGAAACTGGCCCGGAGGTGGTCTCCGAAACAGATCGCCGCGTGGTTGCGGGCCACGTTCGCCGACCGGCCGGAGTTGCAGGTGTCCCACGAGACGATCTACCAGGCGATCTACGTGCAGTCGCGGGGCGGCCTGCGAGCCGAGTTGACCCGGCAGGTGGCGCTACGGTCGGGACGCACCCAGCGGCGCCGGCAGTCGCGTGCCGCGGGCGCCGCCCGCAGCCGGCGGCCCTGGATCGGGGACCTGCACATCAGCAACCGGCCGGCCGAGGCCACCGACCGGGCAGTGCCCGGGCACTGGGAAGGTGACCTGGTCATCGGCAAGGCCGGCGCCTCAGCGATCGTGACCCTGGTGGAACGAGCCACCCGCTACGTGATGCTCGGCGCCCTGCCCCAGGGCCGCGACAGCGAAGCCGTCATCGGCGTCCTCACCGACCTGGCCACCCGCATGCCCGCGCACCTACGCCGCTCCCTGACCTGGGACCAGGGCACCGAAATGGCCACCCACCCGCACTTCACCATCGCCACCGGCTGCCCGGTCTACTTCTGCGACCCCCACAGCCCCTGGCAACGCGGCACCAACGAGAACACCAACGGCCTCCTCCGCCAGTACTTCCCCAAAAGCAGCTACGACTTCCGCACCATCGACCAGAACGGGCTCGACGACATCGCCCACGAACTCAACACCCGACCCCGCGAAACCCTGAACTGGAACACACCAGCCCAACGCCTCGCACAACTCATCGCACCCTAA
- a CDS encoding MFS transporter — MNAFPTDVGDADDRPPSAWSPLRSAAFRNLWLAVLASNVGIWMQTVGAQWLLVDRPGAATLVSLVQTASMLPVLLLALPAGALADTFDRRRLLIAVQCFLAAVGALLTVLTALGRMPPALLLTLTFGLGVGQALTLPAWQAVIPELVPRSQIVSASALGSISVNLARSVGPAVAGVLVAQAGVPVVFAVNAATFAIFAVTLLRWRPGRRDHDATPERFTAALRAGGRYVRHSPVVRRILLRAALFVVPGSALWALLPLVASRRLGLGAGGYGVLLGALGVGAVAGALVLPRIRLALTNNQLLLLAGLLYAAVLAVLALVPVPAVAVVALLPAGLAWMTVLSSVNAAMQLFLPGWVRARGLSVFQMVFAGGQALGAVAWGALGEVVGLVGALTVAAVVMAAGALSVLLWPLRETGSVNRDPAMFWPEPHLVLEAPARGGPVLVTVSYTVRPERQAEFVEAMRAVGRSRRRTGAMRWGLFRAGERAHGFVEVYAVPTWEEHLRQHSGRLTGGDRVVEERARALAEDDIRVSHLLPAEPR, encoded by the coding sequence GTGAACGCCTTCCCGACCGACGTGGGTGACGCGGACGACCGGCCGCCGTCCGCCTGGTCGCCGCTGCGGTCGGCCGCGTTCCGCAATCTGTGGCTGGCGGTGCTGGCCAGCAACGTCGGCATCTGGATGCAGACCGTCGGCGCCCAGTGGCTGCTCGTCGACCGGCCCGGCGCGGCGACGCTCGTCTCGCTCGTGCAGACCGCCAGCATGCTGCCGGTGCTGCTGCTGGCGCTGCCGGCCGGCGCGCTCGCCGACACGTTCGACAGGCGGCGGCTGCTGATCGCCGTGCAGTGCTTCCTGGCCGCCGTCGGGGCGCTGCTCACCGTGCTCACCGCACTCGGCCGGATGCCACCGGCGCTGCTGCTCACCCTCACCTTCGGCCTCGGCGTCGGCCAGGCGCTCACACTGCCCGCCTGGCAGGCGGTCATCCCCGAGCTGGTGCCCAGGTCGCAGATCGTCTCCGCCTCGGCGCTCGGCTCGATAAGCGTCAACCTGGCCCGCTCGGTCGGGCCGGCGGTGGCCGGCGTGCTGGTGGCCCAGGCCGGCGTGCCGGTGGTCTTCGCGGTCAACGCGGCCACGTTCGCCATCTTCGCGGTGACGCTGCTGCGCTGGCGCCCGGGACGCCGGGACCACGACGCCACGCCGGAGCGGTTCACCGCCGCGCTGCGCGCCGGCGGCCGGTACGTGCGGCACTCTCCGGTGGTCCGCCGGATCCTGCTGCGGGCGGCCCTGTTCGTGGTGCCGGGCAGCGCGCTGTGGGCGCTGCTGCCGCTCGTCGCGAGCCGCCGGCTCGGTCTCGGCGCCGGTGGGTACGGCGTGCTGCTCGGCGCGCTCGGCGTCGGCGCGGTGGCCGGCGCGCTGGTCCTGCCCCGGATCCGCCTGGCGCTCACCAACAACCAACTGCTGCTCCTGGCCGGGCTGCTCTACGCGGCGGTGCTCGCCGTGCTCGCGCTGGTGCCGGTGCCGGCCGTGGCGGTGGTCGCGCTGCTGCCCGCCGGGCTGGCCTGGATGACGGTGCTGTCAAGCGTGAACGCGGCCATGCAACTGTTCCTGCCCGGCTGGGTACGTGCCCGCGGCCTGTCGGTCTTCCAGATGGTCTTCGCCGGCGGCCAGGCGCTCGGCGCGGTCGCGTGGGGCGCGCTCGGTGAGGTCGTCGGCCTGGTCGGCGCGCTCACCGTGGCGGCCGTGGTGATGGCGGCCGGCGCGCTCAGCGTGCTGCTCTGGCCGCTGCGGGAGACCGGGAGCGTGAACCGGGACCCGGCGATGTTCTGGCCCGAGCCGCACCTGGTGCTGGAGGCGCCGGCGCGCGGCGGCCCGGTGCTCGTCACCGTCTCGTACACGGTGCGCCCGGAGCGGCAGGCCGAGTTCGTCGAGGCGATGCGGGCGGTCGGCCGCTCCCGCCGGCGCACCGGCGCGATGCGCTGGGGGCTGTTCCGGGCCGGCGAGCGGGCGCACGGCTTCGTCGAGGTCTACGCGGTGCCGACGTGGGAGGAGCACCTGCGCCAGCACAGCGGCCGGCTCACCGGAGGGGACCGGGTGGTGGAGGAACGGGCCCGGGCGCTCGCCGAGGACGACATCCGGGTCAGCCACCTGCTGCCGGCCGAGCCGCGGTGA
- a CDS encoding GNAT family N-acetyltransferase has protein sequence MIAADQVLTGRDALLAATGHHPYVRHALRRDQAVRGWRREGTVGWLLPPGESSAGGAVGAPGPALDAFADLWADGTLRPGQSVNLPRATAAEVAARLPVARTGEWDFLWATDPPARQPGQERVVRLTGADHPALAALVEEAYPGTTSRPGDPGIVDWYGIRDGERLIACGADRSRGDIGFLAGLAVAPGDRGRGLGAALTAGMTRALVARYDQVALGVYTVNVGAIRLYRRLGFTGTAPRTTVYLA, from the coding sequence ATGATCGCCGCCGACCAGGTGCTGACCGGACGGGACGCGCTGCTCGCCGCGACCGGCCACCACCCGTACGTCCGGCACGCGCTCCGGCGCGACCAGGCCGTACGCGGGTGGCGGCGCGAGGGCACGGTCGGTTGGCTGCTCCCGCCGGGCGAGTCGTCGGCCGGCGGCGCGGTCGGCGCGCCCGGCCCGGCCCTGGACGCCTTCGCCGACCTCTGGGCGGACGGAACGCTGCGGCCCGGCCAGTCGGTGAACCTGCCCCGTGCCACGGCCGCCGAGGTGGCCGCGCGCCTGCCGGTGGCCCGGACCGGCGAGTGGGACTTCCTCTGGGCCACCGACCCGCCCGCGCGGCAGCCGGGACAGGAGCGGGTGGTCCGGCTCACCGGGGCCGACCACCCCGCGCTGGCCGCGCTCGTCGAGGAGGCATACCCCGGCACCACCTCCCGGCCGGGCGATCCGGGCATCGTCGACTGGTACGGCATCCGGGACGGCGAGCGCCTCATCGCCTGCGGCGCCGACCGCAGCCGGGGTGACATCGGTTTCCTGGCCGGGCTGGCCGTGGCGCCCGGGGATCGCGGCCGGGGCCTGGGCGCGGCGCTGACCGCCGGGATGACGCGCGCGCTGGTCGCCCGGTACGACCAGGTGGCGCTGGGCGTCTACACCGTCAACGTCGGCGCGATCCGGCTCTACCGCCGGCTCGGCTTCACCGGCACCGCGCCGCGCACCACGGTCTACCTGGCCTGA
- a CDS encoding GNAT family protein: MTPIRSVRAVHLPGPRCVLREWTDADTPALYALLSEPAVADGLLDDETPTLDAVRAALTAWRETAGGDPRPAYRLAAVDGDRLVGLGVLTVTSVEHRRGEIGYAVRTAFSGTGLGTEIARLLLDLAFGQVGLHRAEATTRPDHAASRRVLEKAGLRSEGVSRDHLLVRGRWRDSARYAILATDRFHRGD; the protein is encoded by the coding sequence ATGACCCCCATCCGCTCCGTCCGGGCGGTGCACCTGCCCGGTCCGCGCTGTGTGCTGCGCGAGTGGACCGACGCGGACACGCCGGCGCTGTACGCGTTGCTGAGCGAGCCGGCCGTGGCCGACGGGCTGCTGGACGACGAGACACCCACCCTCGACGCGGTCCGCGCCGCGCTGACGGCGTGGCGGGAGACGGCCGGCGGCGACCCGCGCCCGGCGTACCGCCTCGCGGCGGTCGACGGCGACCGGTTGGTCGGCCTCGGTGTGCTGACCGTGACGTCGGTCGAGCATCGGCGCGGCGAGATCGGCTACGCGGTGCGTACCGCGTTCTCGGGCACCGGACTGGGCACGGAGATCGCGCGACTGCTGCTGGATCTCGCGTTCGGGCAGGTGGGGCTGCACCGGGCGGAGGCGACGACCCGCCCCGACCACGCCGCGTCCCGACGGGTGCTGGAGAAGGCCGGCCTGCGTTCGGAGGGGGTGAGTCGCGACCACCTCCTCGTCCGGGGTCGCTGGCGGGACTCGGCGCGGTACGCGATTCTCGCCACCGACCGGTTCCACCGTGGAGATTGA
- the aspS gene encoding aspartate--tRNA ligase codes for MIRTHNAGSLRAADAGSTVTLAGWVARRRDHGGVVFVDLRDASGVVQVVLREEDAHALRNEFCVKVTGEVTRRPAGNENPELPTGEVEVTAAALEVLSEAAPLPLPVDDQVEAGDDIRLKYRYLDLRRGGPARAMRLRSRANQLARTVLHEWDFLEIETPTLTRSTPEGARDFLVPVRLQPGSWYALPQSPQLFKQLLMVGGMERYYQIARCYRDEDFRADRQPEFTQLDIEMSFVTEDDVIDLGEAIVAKLWSELADHEITRPIPRITWHDAMARYGSDKPDLRYGVELTELTDYLRGTGFRVFAGAIDAGGYVGAVVMPGGASQTRKELDGWQDWAKARGARGLAYVVLDAETGEARGPVAKNLSEAHLAGLADAVGAKPGDAVFFAASTNTREAQELLGAARIEIAKRAGLVDESAWAFCWVVDAPMFEPTDDGGWTAVHHPFTSPNAEWVDRFESAPDRALAYAYDIVCNGNEIGGGSIRIHRGDVQQRVFDLLGITADEAQDKFGFLLEAFKYGAPPHGGIAFGWDRVCMLLAGADSIREVIAFPKTRGGFDPLTGAPTPITGQQRAEAGIDAKPKAPAAPHAGTAGPAAPVADPT; via the coding sequence GTGATCCGTACCCACAATGCCGGAAGCCTGCGCGCCGCGGACGCCGGCTCGACGGTGACGCTCGCCGGGTGGGTGGCCCGCCGGCGCGACCACGGCGGTGTCGTCTTCGTCGACCTGCGCGACGCCTCCGGCGTCGTGCAGGTGGTGCTGCGCGAGGAGGACGCGCACGCGCTGCGCAACGAGTTCTGCGTCAAGGTCACCGGTGAGGTGACCCGCCGGCCCGCCGGCAACGAGAACCCCGAGCTGCCGACCGGCGAGGTCGAGGTGACCGCCGCCGCGCTGGAGGTGCTCTCCGAGGCCGCGCCGCTGCCGCTGCCGGTGGACGACCAGGTCGAGGCCGGCGACGACATCCGGTTGAAGTACCGCTACCTCGACCTGCGCCGTGGCGGCCCGGCGAGGGCGATGCGGCTGCGCTCCCGGGCCAACCAGCTCGCCCGCACGGTGCTGCACGAATGGGACTTCCTGGAGATCGAGACCCCGACGCTCACCCGCTCCACCCCGGAGGGCGCCCGCGACTTCCTGGTCCCGGTGCGCCTCCAGCCGGGCAGCTGGTACGCGCTGCCGCAGTCCCCGCAGCTGTTCAAGCAGCTGCTCATGGTCGGCGGGATGGAACGCTACTACCAGATCGCCCGCTGCTACCGGGACGAGGACTTCCGCGCCGACCGGCAGCCGGAGTTCACCCAGCTCGACATCGAGATGTCGTTCGTCACCGAGGACGACGTGATCGACCTCGGCGAGGCGATCGTGGCGAAACTCTGGTCCGAGCTGGCCGACCACGAGATCACCCGCCCCATCCCGCGGATCACCTGGCACGACGCGATGGCCCGGTACGGCTCGGACAAGCCGGACCTGCGCTACGGCGTCGAGCTGACCGAGCTGACCGACTACCTGCGCGGCACCGGGTTCCGGGTGTTCGCCGGCGCGATCGACGCGGGCGGTTACGTCGGCGCGGTGGTCATGCCGGGCGGCGCGTCGCAGACCCGCAAGGAGCTGGACGGCTGGCAGGACTGGGCCAAGGCGCGCGGCGCGCGCGGCCTGGCGTACGTGGTGCTCGACGCGGAGACCGGCGAGGCGCGCGGCCCGGTGGCGAAGAACCTCTCCGAGGCGCACCTCGCGGGCCTGGCCGACGCGGTCGGCGCGAAGCCCGGCGACGCGGTCTTCTTCGCCGCGAGCACGAACACCCGGGAGGCGCAGGAGCTGCTCGGCGCGGCCCGGATCGAGATCGCCAAGCGGGCCGGGCTGGTCGACGAGAGCGCGTGGGCGTTCTGCTGGGTGGTCGACGCGCCGATGTTCGAGCCGACCGACGACGGCGGCTGGACCGCCGTGCACCACCCGTTCACCTCGCCGAACGCCGAGTGGGTGGACCGGTTCGAGTCCGCGCCGGACCGGGCGCTCGCCTACGCGTACGACATCGTCTGCAACGGCAACGAGATCGGCGGCGGCTCGATCCGTATCCACCGGGGCGACGTGCAGCAGCGGGTGTTCGACCTGCTCGGCATCACCGCCGACGAGGCGCAGGACAAGTTCGGCTTCCTGCTGGAGGCGTTCAAGTACGGCGCACCGCCGCACGGCGGCATCGCGTTCGGCTGGGACCGGGTCTGCATGCTGCTCGCCGGCGCGGACTCGATCCGCGAGGTGATCGCGTTCCCGAAGACCCGTGGCGGCTTCGACCCGCTGACCGGCGCGCCCACCCCGATCACCGGGCAGCAGCGCGCCGAGGCCGGCATCGACGCCAAGCCGAAGGCCCCGGCCGCCCCGCACGCCGGCACCGCCGGCCCGGCCGCCCCGGTGGCCGACCCGACCTGA
- a CDS encoding sugar nucleotide-binding protein — protein sequence MHLLVVGASGFLGGEVCRQAVAAGHLVVGTHHRAAVAAPGVASHRLDVTDRAAVRALLTGVRPDAVVSTPYRFDDWAVTADGAAHVASAAAEVGARLVHLSSDALHAGRPEPYADDEAPSPVYPYGAAKAAAETAVRAVDPAALLVRTSLILGEGSKQIQRCRDALAGRATLFSDEIRCPVDVTDLAAAVLELLPTELAGPLNVAGPDQVSRADIGRLLARRLGVDPAGLRTTTTVAAGLHRPVEVRLDSTRAAGLLRTRLRGVAELFA from the coding sequence ATGCACCTGCTCGTGGTGGGTGCCAGCGGGTTCCTGGGCGGGGAGGTGTGCCGCCAGGCGGTCGCCGCCGGGCACCTGGTGGTCGGCACCCACCACCGGGCCGCCGTCGCGGCGCCGGGCGTCGCGTCGCACCGGCTCGACGTCACCGACCGCGCCGCCGTGCGCGCGCTGCTGACCGGGGTACGCCCCGACGCGGTCGTCAGCACCCCGTACCGCTTCGACGACTGGGCCGTCACCGCCGACGGGGCGGCCCACGTCGCGTCCGCCGCCGCCGAGGTGGGGGCGCGGCTGGTGCACCTGTCCAGCGACGCGCTGCACGCCGGCCGGCCGGAGCCGTACGCCGACGACGAGGCGCCCTCACCGGTGTATCCGTACGGGGCGGCGAAGGCGGCGGCCGAGACGGCGGTGCGGGCGGTGGACCCGGCCGCGCTGCTGGTGCGGACCTCGCTGATCCTGGGGGAGGGGAGCAAGCAGATCCAGCGGTGCCGGGACGCGCTCGCCGGCCGGGCCACGCTGTTCAGTGACGAGATCCGCTGCCCGGTCGACGTCACCGACCTGGCCGCGGCGGTGCTGGAACTGCTGCCTACCGAGCTGGCCGGCCCGCTCAACGTGGCCGGCCCGGACCAGGTCAGCCGCGCCGACATCGGGCGGCTGCTGGCCCGCCGGCTCGGCGTCGACCCGGCCGGGCTGCGGACCACCACCACGGTCGCCGCCGGCCTGCACCGCCCGGTCGAGGTACGCCTCGACTCGACCCGCGCCGCCGGCCTGCTCCGGACCCGACTGCGCGGCGTCGCCGAGTTGTTCGCCTGA
- a CDS encoding DUF6167 family protein: protein MRRLFWLGIGLAVGVLVVRKATRTAQAYTPAGIASGLSESAGGLVESVRAFVDDVRVGMAEREQEIHEAFARGEAYDDEFAELREDPRIGDREIFPEEHQR, encoded by the coding sequence ATGAGGCGGTTGTTCTGGCTGGGTATCGGCCTGGCCGTGGGCGTCCTGGTGGTGCGCAAGGCCACCCGGACGGCGCAGGCGTACACCCCGGCGGGCATCGCGAGCGGGTTGTCCGAGTCCGCCGGTGGGCTGGTCGAGTCGGTGCGTGCCTTCGTGGACGACGTCCGGGTCGGGATGGCCGAGCGTGAGCAGGAGATCCACGAGGCCTTCGCCCGCGGCGAGGCGTACGACGACGAGTTCGCCGAGCTGCGGGAGGACCCGCGGATCGGTGACCGAGAGATTTTCCCGGAGGAGCACCAGCGATGA
- a CDS encoding DUF948 domain-containing protein: MSFGEVAALVAAIAFAMLVLILTLPILRLRHTVDAATRMINDLNDRTGPLLGDVNTTVKNVNTALEQVQTSLDGVNLQLAKVDTMTSHAQNVTANVANLATVVSAAAANPLVKVAAFGYGVRKAASARRHAETEREVRDTIKQQRRAAKRGNR; this comes from the coding sequence GTGAGTTTTGGAGAGGTCGCGGCGCTCGTCGCGGCGATCGCGTTCGCAATGCTCGTGTTGATCCTGACGCTGCCGATTCTGCGTCTCCGGCACACCGTCGACGCCGCAACCCGCATGATCAACGACCTGAACGACCGGACCGGGCCGCTGCTCGGTGACGTGAACACCACGGTGAAGAACGTCAACACCGCGCTGGAGCAGGTGCAGACCTCGCTGGACGGGGTGAACCTCCAGCTCGCCAAGGTGGACACCATGACCAGCCACGCGCAGAACGTCACCGCGAACGTGGCGAACCTGGCCACCGTGGTCTCCGCCGCCGCCGCGAACCCGCTGGTGAAGGTGGCCGCGTTCGGGTACGGCGTGCGCAAGGCCGCCTCCGCCCGCCGGCACGCCGAGACCGAGCGTGAGGTGCGCGACACCATCAAGCAGCAGCGTCGGGCCGCCAAGCGCGGCAACCGCTGA
- a CDS encoding replication-associated recombination protein A: MESDALFTLGEPAGAPDAPAALGGGDGFTATRADSPLPVRMRPAGIDELVGQDHLLAPGAPLRQLVEGAAPMSVILWGPPGSGKTTIAHLVARATDRRFVAMSALTAGVKDVRAVIETARRQRRSGGPPTVLFIDEVHRFSKTQQDSLLAAVEDRTVTLLAATTENPYFSVISPLLSRCVLLTLQALDDDAVRGLLRRAVIDERGLGGALVLAEEAEDHLVRLAGGDVRKALTALEAAAATATATGAGRIDLAVAEQAVDVAAVRYDRDGDAHYDVTSAFIKSMRGSDVDAALHWLARMLVAGEDARFIARRMVIFASEDVGMADPAALTVATAAAHAVEYVGLPEAQLNLAQAVIHLATAPKSNSATTAIGAAVADVRAGRGGPVPRGLRDAHYSGARGLGHGAGYRYPHDDHRGVVTQQYAPDDLVGTDYYRPSGHGAERTVATRLPVLRRIVRGLPTPVTRGEAGAPAAATGARADGTEPAGGANEGGGDAAEGGQQ, encoded by the coding sequence ATGGAATCCGACGCCCTCTTCACCCTCGGCGAGCCCGCCGGAGCGCCCGACGCTCCCGCGGCTCTCGGCGGCGGCGACGGGTTCACCGCCACCCGGGCGGATTCTCCGCTGCCGGTGCGGATGCGACCGGCCGGCATCGACGAGCTGGTCGGTCAGGACCATCTGCTCGCTCCCGGCGCGCCGTTGCGGCAGTTGGTCGAGGGCGCGGCGCCGATGTCGGTCATCCTCTGGGGCCCGCCCGGCAGCGGCAAGACCACCATCGCCCACCTCGTCGCACGCGCCACCGACAGACGTTTCGTGGCGATGTCCGCGCTGACCGCCGGGGTGAAGGACGTCCGCGCGGTCATCGAGACCGCCCGACGACAGCGCCGCTCCGGTGGCCCGCCGACAGTGCTCTTCATCGACGAGGTGCACCGGTTCAGCAAGACCCAGCAGGACTCGCTGCTCGCCGCCGTCGAGGACCGCACGGTCACCCTGCTCGCGGCGACCACCGAGAACCCCTATTTCTCGGTCATCTCGCCGCTGCTGTCCCGGTGTGTCCTGCTCACGCTCCAGGCGCTCGACGACGACGCGGTCCGCGGGCTGCTGCGCCGCGCGGTGATCGACGAGCGCGGTCTCGGCGGCGCGCTGGTGCTCGCCGAGGAGGCGGAGGACCACCTGGTCCGGCTCGCCGGCGGCGACGTCCGCAAGGCGCTCACCGCGCTGGAGGCGGCGGCGGCCACCGCGACCGCCACCGGCGCCGGGCGGATCGACCTCGCCGTGGCCGAGCAGGCGGTCGACGTGGCGGCGGTCCGCTACGACCGGGACGGCGACGCCCACTACGACGTGACGAGCGCCTTCATCAAGAGCATGCGCGGCTCGGACGTGGACGCGGCACTGCACTGGCTGGCCCGGATGCTTGTGGCCGGCGAGGATGCCCGGTTCATCGCCCGCCGCATGGTGATCTTCGCCAGCGAGGACGTCGGGATGGCCGATCCCGCCGCGCTGACAGTGGCCACCGCCGCCGCGCACGCGGTCGAATACGTGGGCCTGCCCGAGGCGCAGCTCAACCTCGCCCAGGCGGTCATCCACCTGGCCACCGCCCCGAAGTCGAACTCGGCCACCACCGCCATCGGCGCCGCCGTCGCCGACGTACGCGCCGGTCGGGGCGGTCCGGTGCCGCGCGGGCTGCGCGACGCCCACTACTCCGGAGCGCGCGGCCTCGGGCACGGGGCGGGCTACCGCTATCCGCACGACGACCACCGGGGGGTGGTCACCCAGCAGTACGCTCCGGACGACCTCGTGGGGACCGACTACTACCGGCCCAGTGGGCACGGCGCGGAGCGGACGGTGGCCACCCGGCTGCCGGTGCTGCGCCGGATCGTCCGCGGGTTGCCCACACCTGTGACGCGGGGGGAGGCCGGTGCGCCGGCAGCCGCGACCGGGGCGCGGGCGGACGGCACCGAGCCGGCGGGCGGGGCGAACGAGGGCGGCGGCGACGCCGCCGAGGGGGGTCAGCAGTGA